A window of the Roseburia sp. 831b genome harbors these coding sequences:
- the cysS gene encoding cysteine--tRNA ligase, whose product MENRFKFYNTLSRTVETVVPHEDGKIAMYTCGPTVYHFAHIGNLRSYMMEDVLEKALRYVGYDVKRVMNITDVGHLSSDADTGEDKMVKSAQKEHKTVMEIAKFYTDAFFDDCKKLNIKRPDVVEPATNCIPEFIHMVEVLLEKGYAYVAGGNVYFDTSKLENYYVFSTQTEDDMLVGVRDDVEEDTNKKNKNDFVLWFTKSKFEDQALKWDSPWGVGYPGWHIECSCIAMKYLGEYMDIHCGGVDNIFPHHTNEIAQSESYLGHKWCNYWFHVNHLNDKSGKMSKSKGNILTVSVLQEKGYDPMVYRLFCLQSHYRKPLEFSYDIMDNTAAAYKKLVKRIAGLKAEGEIEQEKFDEFKGKFLDAICNDLNTSMAITVLYDLLKADMNDATKLALVKDFDNVLSLNLTEAKNGAEKTVDAELESFVLAKIEERKEAKKAKDFAKADAIRDELMAKGIVIKDTREGVVWHLAEE is encoded by the coding sequence ATGGAAAATCGTTTCAAATTTTACAATACGTTAAGCAGAACTGTTGAGACAGTGGTTCCACATGAAGATGGAAAAATCGCAATGTACACCTGTGGACCTACTGTGTATCATTTCGCACACATTGGTAATCTAAGAAGTTATATGATGGAAGATGTGTTAGAAAAAGCACTTCGCTATGTCGGCTACGATGTCAAACGTGTCATGAACATCACAGATGTCGGCCATTTATCTTCCGATGCAGATACCGGAGAAGATAAGATGGTAAAAAGTGCACAAAAAGAGCATAAGACCGTTATGGAAATTGCAAAATTTTACACAGACGCCTTTTTTGACGACTGCAAAAAGTTAAATATCAAAAGACCGGATGTGGTGGAACCGGCGACAAACTGTATTCCAGAGTTTATTCACATGGTAGAGGTTTTGCTGGAAAAAGGTTACGCTTATGTGGCAGGTGGAAATGTTTATTTTGACACCTCAAAATTAGAGAACTACTACGTTTTTTCCACACAGACGGAGGACGATATGTTAGTCGGTGTGCGTGACGATGTAGAAGAGGATACCAATAAGAAAAATAAAAACGATTTCGTGCTTTGGTTTACAAAATCCAAGTTCGAAGACCAGGCGTTGAAATGGGATAGCCCATGGGGCGTCGGATATCCGGGATGGCACATTGAATGTTCCTGCATCGCTATGAAATATTTAGGCGAATATATGGATATTCACTGCGGTGGTGTCGATAACATTTTCCCACATCACACAAATGAGATTGCACAGTCTGAGAGCTATCTGGGACATAAATGGTGTAATTACTGGTTCCATGTCAACCATTTGAATGATAAATCCGGCAAGATGAGTAAGTCAAAAGGAAATATTTTGACAGTATCGGTTTTGCAGGAAAAAGGATATGATCCAATGGTTTACCGTTTGTTCTGTTTACAGTCTCATTATCGGAAACCACTTGAATTTTCCTATGATATCATGGACAATACAGCGGCTGCATACAAGAAACTGGTAAAACGTATCGCAGGACTGAAGGCAGAGGGAGAAATTGAGCAGGAGAAATTTGATGAATTTAAAGGAAAATTCTTAGATGCCATCTGCAACGATTTAAATACTTCTATGGCAATTACGGTTCTTTATGATTTGTTAAAAGCTGATATGAATGACGCAACAAAATTAGCCCTTGTCAAGGATTTTGATAACGTGTTATCCTTAAATTTGACAGAGGCAAAAAATGGTGCAGAAAAAACAGTAGATGCTGAACTAGAAAGCTTCGTTCTTGCTAAGATTGAGGAAAGAAAAGAAGCCAAAAAAGCGAAAGATTTTGCAAAAGCAGATGCAATCCGTGACGAGCTTATGGCAAAAGGCATTGTGATTAAGGACACCAGAGAAGGTGTGGTATGGCATCTCGCAGAAGAATAA
- a CDS encoding holin, with product MKNCVFKESISTKRWLKAAGIRAIKTMAQTAVALIPAAVSISQVDWKMVAGTAVLAGIVSVLTSVAGIPEVCEE from the coding sequence ATGAAAAATTGTGTTTTTAAAGAAAGTATTAGCACAAAAAGATGGTTAAAGGCGGCTGGAATCCGTGCAATCAAGACGATGGCACAGACAGCGGTAGCGCTCATCCCTGCGGCGGTATCGATTTCCCAGGTGGATTGGAAAATGGTAGCAGGAACGGCAGTGCTTGCAGGAATTGTTTCAGTGCTTACGTCGGTGGCGGGGATTCCGGAAGTGTGTGAAGAATAA
- a CDS encoding sigma-70 family RNA polymerase sigma factor codes for MESYQELSDEQLIRKLREGDSKIMDFILDKYKPLVRKKSNAMYLIGGDTDDLIQEGMIGLFKAIRDYDESKEASFYHFAELCINRQIYSAIEASNRKKHAPLNSYISFYSESNEDGVAVEDLLGADFLSNPEEVVIAQESQEILLQKLRAKLSKFEQNVLDDYLSGMNYQQIAEKMGKSPKAIDNALQRIKGKMK; via the coding sequence ATGGAATCTTATCAGGAGTTATCCGATGAACAATTGATTCGAAAATTAAGAGAAGGTGATTCTAAAATTATGGATTTCATCCTCGATAAATACAAACCTCTTGTGCGAAAGAAATCAAATGCAATGTATCTGATTGGCGGTGACACCGATGATTTGATTCAGGAAGGCATGATTGGACTTTTTAAGGCAATCCGTGATTATGATGAGAGCAAAGAGGCAAGTTTTTACCATTTTGCGGAACTTTGTATCAACCGGCAGATTTACAGTGCGATAGAGGCGTCTAATCGGAAAAAGCATGCACCGTTAAATTCCTATATTTCTTTTTATTCGGAATCAAACGAGGATGGCGTGGCGGTAGAGGATTTGCTTGGTGCAGATTTTCTGTCGAACCCGGAGGAGGTTGTCATTGCCCAGGAAAGCCAGGAAATCTTACTCCAAAAATTGCGTGCAAAGCTAAGCAAATTCGAACAAAATGTGTTAGACGATTATCTTTCCGGGATGAATTACCAGCAGATTGCGGAGAAAATGGGAAAATCCCCGAAGGCGATTGACAACGCATTGCAAAGAATCAAAGGGAAGATGAAGTAG
- a CDS encoding Mini-ribonuclease 3, whose translation MEKGIDSYIREQFGVADVDIRTYSPLTLAYIGDGIYDLVIRTIVVGKGNTRAGDLHRRTSQIVKAHTQAMMMDILLPCLTEEEESVYRRGRNAKSPTMAKNATMSDYRKATGFEALMGFLYLKDEFERLVELVKIGADGLHLKF comes from the coding sequence ATGGAAAAAGGAATTGATTCGTATATCAGAGAACAGTTTGGCGTGGCAGATGTGGATATCCGCACGTATTCACCATTGACTTTAGCGTATATTGGAGACGGAATTTACGATTTGGTAATACGTACAATTGTAGTTGGAAAAGGAAATACACGTGCAGGAGATTTACACAGAAGAACCAGCCAGATTGTAAAAGCACATACACAGGCAATGATGATGGATATCTTACTTCCATGTTTAACAGAGGAAGAGGAGAGTGTTTATCGCAGAGGCAGAAATGCAAAATCGCCTACTATGGCAAAAAATGCGACAATGTCCGATTACAGAAAAGCAACAGGATTTGAAGCACTGATGGGATTTTTGTACCTGAAGGACGAGTTTGAGCGTCTGGTTGAGCTGGTAAAAATCGGCGCAGACGGTCTTCATTTGAAATTTTAG
- the rlmB gene encoding 23S rRNA (guanosine(2251)-2'-O)-methyltransferase RlmB, which translates to MEEKVQGYQELKIEGRNAVLEAFRSGKPIDKLYVLDGCQDGPVRTIVREARKHDTIINFVEKDRLDQLSETKKHQGVIALAAAYEYATVDDILKNAEEKGEAPFIFLLDNIEDPHNLGAIIRTANLAGAHGVIIPKRRAVGLTGTVAKTSAGAINYTPVAKVTNLSNTIKELKEKGMWFVCADMGGTTMYDLDLKGSIGLVIGNEGEGVSKLVRENCDFIASIPMKGDIDSLNASVAAGVLAYEIVRQRLQ; encoded by the coding sequence ATGGAAGAAAAAGTACAGGGATATCAGGAACTGAAAATCGAGGGAAGAAATGCCGTTTTAGAGGCATTTCGTTCTGGAAAACCGATTGATAAATTATATGTTTTGGATGGTTGTCAGGATGGACCGGTTCGAACCATCGTAAGAGAAGCAAGAAAACATGATACGATTATCAATTTTGTGGAAAAAGATCGTCTGGATCAGCTTTCCGAGACAAAAAAGCATCAGGGCGTGATTGCACTTGCAGCAGCATATGAATATGCGACCGTGGATGATATTTTAAAAAATGCAGAAGAAAAAGGGGAGGCACCATTTATCTTTTTACTGGATAATATCGAAGACCCACATAACCTTGGAGCCATTATCCGTACTGCAAACCTTGCAGGTGCACATGGTGTCATCATTCCAAAGCGTCGTGCGGTAGGACTTACCGGAACGGTTGCCAAAACATCGGCAGGTGCCATTAACTACACACCGGTTGCAAAGGTAACAAATCTAAGCAATACAATCAAAGAACTGAAAGAAAAAGGAATGTGGTTTGTGTGTGCCGATATGGGTGGCACAACCATGTATGACCTGGATTTGAAGGGATCAATCGGTCTTGTGATTGGAAATGAAGGGGAAGGAGTCAGCAAGCTCGTAAGAGAAAACTGTGACTTCATTGCATCCATTCCAATGAAAGGCGATATTGATTCCTTAAATGCATCTGTGGCAGCAGGTGTGCTTGCTTACGAGATTGTCAGACAGAGATTACAGTAA